A single window of Modestobacter italicus DNA harbors:
- a CDS encoding RecB family exonuclease yields the protein MSAQLEMPGMPRRLFSATPSKLATYADCPRRYRFAYLTRPTPPKGPAWAHNTVGAAVHAALRSWWELPLGKRSPAAARQLLYGVWSRTGFRDDEQADRWRSRAAGWLTDYVGELDPAEEPVGTERTVGATTERLALSGRIDRIDQRGDELVVVDYKTGRVPSTEDEARGSPALAIYVLGVRRTLRRACNRVELHHLPSRTVAVFEHTERSLANHVRRAEDIAADIETATEALAAGADPDVAFPPVTGQQCSWCDFRPSCPAGQAAVPARETWSFLAEETPPAE from the coding sequence GTGAGCGCGCAACTGGAGATGCCGGGCATGCCCCGGCGGCTGTTCTCGGCCACCCCCAGCAAGCTGGCCACCTACGCCGACTGCCCGCGCCGCTACCGGTTCGCCTACCTCACCCGGCCCACCCCGCCGAAGGGCCCGGCGTGGGCGCACAACACCGTCGGTGCGGCGGTGCACGCGGCACTGCGCTCCTGGTGGGAGCTGCCGCTGGGCAAACGCAGCCCGGCCGCGGCCCGGCAGCTGCTGTACGGGGTGTGGTCGCGCACCGGCTTCCGCGACGACGAGCAGGCCGACCGCTGGCGGTCGCGGGCCGCCGGCTGGCTCACCGACTACGTCGGCGAGCTCGACCCCGCCGAGGAGCCGGTGGGCACCGAGCGCACCGTGGGGGCGACCACCGAGCGGCTGGCGCTGTCCGGCCGCATCGACCGGATCGACCAGCGCGGCGACGAGCTGGTCGTCGTCGACTACAAGACCGGCCGGGTCCCCTCCACCGAGGACGAGGCGCGGGGGTCACCGGCACTGGCCATCTACGTGCTCGGCGTGCGGCGGACGCTTCGCCGGGCGTGCAACCGGGTCGAGCTGCACCACCTGCCCTCCCGCACGGTCGCCGTGTTCGAGCACACCGAGCGGTCGCTGGCCAACCACGTGCGCCGGGCCGAGGACATCGCCGCCGACATCGAGACGGCGACCGAGGCGCTCGCCGCCGGCGCGGACCCCGACGTCGCCTTCCCGCCGGTCACCGGCCAGCAGTGCAGCTGGTGCGACTTCCGGCCCAGCTGCCCGGCCGGGCAGGCCGCCGTCCCGGCGCGCGAGACCTGGAGCTTCCTGGCCGAGGAGACCCCGCCCGCTGAGTGA
- a CDS encoding PHP domain-containing protein — MLIDLHTHSSVSDGTETPAALVATAAAAGLDVVAITDHDTTGGWAAAWAARPPGLTIVPGMELSCRYFPSDEPPIAVHLLAYLFDPLHPAFAAERVRLREERLNRGERIVAGLAADGYPVDWAEIVAHSDGGVVGRPHIARALVDAGVVESVDHAFATLLHHRSPYYASKADTDVLEGIRLVRAAGGVPVFAHGLATSRGRVVGDDAIAAMAAAGLLGLEVDHPDHTPDQRVYLRALADGLGLLRTGSSDYHGTNKRTPIAACTTEPDQYELLLAAGTGVPVVTG; from the coding sequence GTGCTCATCGACCTGCACACCCACTCCTCGGTCTCCGACGGGACGGAGACCCCTGCGGCGCTGGTCGCCACCGCGGCCGCGGCCGGGCTCGACGTCGTCGCGATCACCGACCACGACACCACCGGCGGCTGGGCGGCGGCCTGGGCGGCGCGCCCGCCCGGGCTGACGATCGTCCCGGGCATGGAGCTGTCCTGCCGGTACTTCCCCAGCGACGAGCCGCCGATCGCCGTCCACCTGCTGGCCTACCTCTTCGACCCGCTGCACCCGGCCTTCGCCGCCGAGCGCGTGCGGCTGCGCGAGGAACGGCTCAACCGGGGGGAGCGGATCGTCGCCGGGCTCGCCGCCGACGGCTACCCCGTCGACTGGGCCGAGATCGTGGCGCACAGCGACGGCGGGGTGGTCGGCCGGCCGCACATCGCCCGCGCGCTCGTGGACGCCGGCGTCGTGGAGTCCGTCGACCACGCCTTCGCCACCCTGCTGCACCACCGCAGCCCCTACTACGCGAGCAAGGCCGACACCGACGTGCTCGAGGGCATCCGCCTGGTGCGAGCGGCCGGGGGCGTGCCGGTGTTCGCCCACGGGCTGGCCACCTCCCGAGGACGGGTCGTCGGCGACGACGCCATCGCCGCGATGGCCGCCGCCGGGCTGCTCGGCCTCGAGGTCGACCACCCCGACCACACCCCCGACCAGCGCGTGTACCTCCGCGCCCTCGCCGACGGGCTGGGGCTGCTGCGCACCGGCTCCAGCGACTACCACGGCACCAACAAGCGCACCCCGATCGCCGCCTGCACCACCGAACCCGACCAGTACGAGCTGCTGCTGGCCGCCGGCACCGGCGTCCCCGTCGTCACCGGCTGA
- a CDS encoding PH domain-containing protein — translation MSGPAPRRPRWGKDAEKYLLADEPPVIATRRHPAVLVRSFVRGVPALVVGVWVLQLDPTNRVGATVGLVVVLGALGYLGLHVGEWWVRHLLVTRRRVLLTSGVIIRTVAVMPLRRITDLTWKETFWGQLLGYGTFRFESAGQQQGLDVIDYMPHADALYKRLSELMFGTDTTSNPVSSDEDADGTMAADDRGDGDAPEQLMPRPLQSGRRHDTAPIPRTRPGRSSDEL, via the coding sequence GTGTCCGGTCCGGCTCCCCGGCGGCCCCGCTGGGGCAAGGACGCCGAGAAGTACCTGCTCGCCGACGAGCCGCCGGTCATCGCGACGCGGCGGCACCCGGCGGTGCTGGTCCGGTCCTTCGTCCGGGGCGTCCCGGCGCTGGTCGTCGGCGTCTGGGTGCTGCAGCTCGACCCGACCAACCGGGTCGGGGCCACGGTCGGTCTGGTGGTGGTCCTCGGCGCGCTGGGCTACCTCGGGCTGCACGTCGGTGAGTGGTGGGTGCGGCACCTGCTGGTCACCCGCCGCCGGGTGCTGCTGACCTCGGGGGTGATCATCCGGACGGTGGCCGTCATGCCGCTGCGCAGGATCACGGACCTGACCTGGAAGGAGACCTTCTGGGGGCAGCTGCTCGGCTACGGGACCTTCCGTTTCGAGTCCGCGGGTCAGCAGCAGGGGCTCGACGTCATCGACTACATGCCGCACGCCGACGCGCTCTACAAGCGGCTGTCGGAGCTGATGTTCGGCACCGACACCACCTCCAACCCGGTGAGCTCCGACGAGGACGCCGACGGGACGATGGCCGCCGACGACCGGGGAGACGGCGACGCCCCCGAGCAGCTGATGCCCCGCCCGCTGCAGTCCGGGCGCCGGCACGACACGGCGCCGATCCCGCGCACCCGGCCCGGCCGCTCCTCCGACGAGCTCTGA